A single genomic interval of Microbacterium oleivorans harbors:
- a CDS encoding large exoprotein: MGGQVLGGGVIVLVAVALWMVYLLPSWHSRHRYDAAERNAVRLNQALRVLAETAETPGEVRVELSARTALAQQKLARQVQHEREQLRLETERRQLIDARRQVRTARTERVASPEYRAQVRRRVRLAATLVALAALAAAAWGAFVFAAQGSVALLAVGSAVLLVASVVLNRMAVVARRAARTAGVAPAVVAPAAASAAVVQEFELADARTTWTPRELPRPLTVSAGSRAAAVLDEAEAREALRQAAVAEAIQREAERRAPAAFDLGRAARRPVTEFTRSGPVDDAEIEDHVRRLLAQRAAG, translated from the coding sequence ATGGGTGGGCAGGTTCTCGGCGGCGGTGTGATCGTGCTCGTCGCCGTCGCGCTGTGGATGGTCTATCTGCTGCCGTCATGGCACAGCCGTCATCGCTACGACGCCGCCGAACGCAACGCCGTGCGCCTGAACCAGGCGCTGCGCGTTCTCGCCGAGACGGCCGAGACCCCGGGGGAGGTGCGGGTCGAGCTCTCGGCGCGCACCGCGCTCGCGCAGCAGAAGCTCGCTCGCCAGGTGCAGCACGAGCGCGAGCAGCTCCGCCTCGAGACCGAGCGCCGCCAGCTCATCGATGCCCGTCGACAGGTGCGCACCGCGCGCACCGAGCGCGTCGCGTCGCCCGAGTACCGCGCGCAGGTGCGTCGACGGGTGCGACTGGCCGCGACGCTGGTCGCTCTCGCCGCGCTCGCTGCCGCGGCGTGGGGCGCGTTCGTCTTCGCCGCCCAGGGCTCCGTCGCCCTGCTCGCCGTGGGATCGGCCGTGCTGCTGGTGGCATCGGTCGTCCTCAACCGCATGGCCGTCGTGGCGCGGCGTGCCGCCCGCACCGCGGGTGTCGCACCGGCCGTCGTCGCACCCGCCGCCGCGTCGGCCGCGGTCGTGCAGGAGTTCGAGCTCGCCGATGCCCGCACCACGTGGACGCCGCGCGAGCTGCCCCGTCCTCTCACCGTGTCGGCCGGCTCCCGGGCCGCCGCCGTGCTCGATGAAGCCGAGGCCCGCGAAGCACTGCGACAGGCGGCCGTCGCCGAGGCCATCCAGCGCGAGGCCGAGCGTCGCGCCCCCGCCGCCTTCGATCTGGGTCGTGCGGCCCGGCGTCCCGTCACCGAGTTCACCCGCAGCGGGCCGGTCGACGACGCCGAGATCGAAGACCACGTGCGCCGCCTGTTGGCGCAGCGCGCCGCCGGCTGA
- a CDS encoding GNAT family N-acetyltransferase, with the protein MDATAPRHHGPVAIRLVRQRDARALQSELLANRSWLQRWEATSPDGPVSFDMRIGIRRLLQQYRDGAGVPFVMEYDGEVAGQLNVWGIARGSLSSATIGYWVSERFAGRGITPTAVALATDFCFEELRLHRMEICIRPENRASLRVVEKLGFRYEGLRRRYIHIDGDWRDHFAFALLADEVQRGVLGRWVEGAVPRGAAAIPLSDRRAAGIEPST; encoded by the coding sequence GTGGATGCCACCGCACCGCGCCACCACGGACCGGTGGCGATCCGGCTCGTCCGGCAGCGCGACGCCCGCGCGTTGCAGTCCGAGCTGCTCGCGAACCGGTCGTGGCTGCAGCGCTGGGAGGCGACGAGTCCCGACGGCCCGGTGTCGTTCGACATGCGGATCGGGATCCGTCGCCTCCTGCAGCAGTACCGCGACGGGGCCGGGGTGCCCTTCGTGATGGAGTACGACGGCGAGGTCGCCGGCCAGCTCAACGTGTGGGGGATCGCCCGCGGATCGCTCTCGTCGGCGACGATCGGATACTGGGTGAGCGAACGGTTCGCGGGCAGGGGGATCACCCCCACCGCGGTGGCACTGGCGACCGACTTCTGCTTCGAGGAGCTCCGGCTCCATCGCATGGAGATCTGCATCCGGCCCGAGAACCGCGCGAGCCTGCGCGTGGTCGAGAAACTCGGATTCCGGTACGAGGGACTGCGCCGGCGCTACATCCACATCGACGGCGACTGGCGCGATCACTTCGCGTTCGCCCTCCTCGCCGACGAGGTCCAGCGCGGGGTCCTCGGGCGCTGGGTCGAGGGGGCGGTGCCGCGCGGTGCGGCGGCGATCCCGCTGTCGGACCGGCGCGCGGCGGGCATCGAACCTTCAACCTGA
- the galU gene encoding UTP--glucose-1-phosphate uridylyltransferase GalU, giving the protein MSQQRIKAVIPAAGLGTRFLPATKAMPKEMLPVVDKPAIQYVVEEATHAGIEDVLIIIGRNKNNLSNHFDSVPELEHNLARKGDSEKLRKVQESSDLADIHFVRQGEPKGLGHAVLRSQAHVGDAVFAVMLGDDLIDERDPLLPKMIAEQERSGLTVVALMEVDPDQIHLYGAAAVELTDDPDVVKVTGLVEKPKKEDAPSNYAIIGRYVLKPNVYEILERTEPGKGGEIQLTDALQELATTEGVLGVVFRGRRYDTGDRLDYIKAIVQLASDRDDLGPELRPWLQEFVATL; this is encoded by the coding sequence ATGTCTCAGCAGCGCATCAAGGCGGTCATCCCCGCCGCAGGCCTCGGCACACGCTTCCTTCCGGCAACGAAGGCGATGCCGAAGGAGATGCTTCCGGTCGTCGACAAGCCCGCCATCCAGTACGTCGTCGAAGAGGCGACGCACGCGGGCATCGAAGACGTCCTCATCATCATCGGCCGTAACAAGAACAACCTGTCGAACCACTTCGACTCCGTCCCGGAGCTCGAGCACAACCTCGCCCGCAAGGGCGACAGCGAGAAGCTCCGCAAGGTGCAGGAGTCCTCCGACCTCGCCGACATCCACTTCGTCCGTCAGGGCGAGCCGAAGGGCCTCGGCCACGCGGTGCTCCGTTCGCAGGCCCACGTCGGCGACGCGGTGTTCGCCGTCATGCTCGGCGACGACCTGATCGACGAGCGCGACCCGCTGCTGCCGAAGATGATCGCCGAGCAGGAGCGCTCGGGCCTGACCGTCGTCGCACTCATGGAGGTCGACCCCGATCAGATCCACCTCTACGGTGCGGCCGCTGTCGAGCTCACCGACGACCCCGATGTGGTCAAGGTCACCGGCCTCGTCGAGAAGCCGAAGAAGGAGGACGCCCCCTCCAACTACGCCATCATCGGCCGTTACGTGCTCAAGCCCAACGTCTACGAGATACTCGAGCGCACCGAACCCGGCAAGGGCGGCGAGATCCAGCTCACCGACGCGCTCCAGGAGCTCGCGACCACCGAGGGCGTCCTGGGCGTCGTGTTCCGCGGTCGCCGCTATGACACCGGCGACCGCCTCGACTACATCAAGGCGATCGTCCAGCTCGCCTCCGACCGCGACGACCTCGGACCCGAGCTGCGTCCCTGGCTGCAGGAATTCGTCGCGACCCTCTGA
- a CDS encoding 5-formyltetrahydrofolate cyclo-ligase, protein MSDAIDNAKRALRADLRERRFGMSDAARQTAADGIRSQLRDLVAAHGARSISCYLSAPTEPGTRVFVDEAVAAGVRVLLPVTRTDGLLDWVVAEPGGAVADGLFGLPEPVGEVLSPIAVGEVDLLVIPAAAVDAGGMRLGWGRGYFDKTLGSMENRPPVYAVVFDSELVDEVPRDLHDQPVTGVVTPTRTVVLAPEAR, encoded by the coding sequence ATGTCCGACGCGATCGACAACGCCAAGCGTGCCCTCCGGGCCGACCTGCGCGAACGTCGCTTCGGGATGTCGGATGCCGCGCGCCAGACGGCGGCCGACGGCATCCGTTCCCAGCTGCGCGATCTCGTCGCCGCCCACGGCGCACGGTCTATCTCGTGCTACCTGTCCGCTCCGACCGAGCCCGGCACCCGCGTGTTCGTCGACGAGGCCGTGGCTGCCGGCGTGCGCGTCCTGCTCCCCGTCACCCGCACCGACGGTCTGCTGGACTGGGTGGTCGCCGAGCCGGGCGGCGCGGTGGCGGACGGCCTGTTCGGCCTGCCCGAACCCGTCGGCGAGGTGCTCAGTCCCATCGCCGTCGGCGAGGTCGATCTCCTCGTCATCCCCGCTGCGGCCGTGGATGCCGGTGGCATGCGTCTGGGCTGGGGACGCGGATACTTCGACAAGACCCTCGGCTCGATGGAGAACCGTCCGCCCGTCTACGCCGTCGTCTTCGACTCCGAGCTCGTCGACGAGGTGCCGCGCGATCTGCACGATCAGCCGGTGACCGGCGTCGTGACCCCCACCCGCACCGTCGTCCTCGCTCCCGAGGCCCGCTGA
- a CDS encoding FmdB family zinc ribbon protein, whose protein sequence is MPTYAYACKTCGHRFDAVQSFADAALTVCPECSGELRKQYGSIGVTFNGGGFYRTDSRAASSSGSESGGSTGGGASSSSASSKSEATSSPASAGS, encoded by the coding sequence ATGCCCACCTACGCATATGCCTGCAAGACCTGCGGGCACCGCTTCGATGCCGTCCAGTCGTTCGCCGACGCAGCTCTCACGGTCTGCCCCGAGTGCTCCGGGGAGCTGCGCAAGCAGTACGGCTCGATCGGCGTCACCTTCAACGGCGGCGGCTTCTACCGCACCGACTCCCGAGCCGCGTCGTCGTCGGGATCGGAGTCGGGCGGATCAACCGGTGGCGGCGCGTCGTCGTCTTCGGCATCATCGAAGTCCGAGGCGACGTCCTCGCCCGCTTCCGCGGGATCGTAG
- the mscL gene encoding large conductance mechanosensitive channel protein MscL, which produces MIKGFRDFIMRGNVIDLAVAVVIGGAFTAIVNAIVTSIINPLIALVYLPDPATGAIGPKLTGIHGEEVTFPLGGLITAVISFFAVALVVYLVFVVPMNKWKERQAAKAGVVEEEAKLPTEAELLIQIRDLLDRDNAATSATSTAPAPAEAPLRRSQNTPPAAPSA; this is translated from the coding sequence GTGATCAAGGGCTTCCGCGATTTCATCATGCGCGGCAACGTCATCGACCTGGCTGTCGCCGTCGTCATCGGCGGTGCGTTCACCGCCATCGTCAACGCGATCGTCACCAGCATCATCAATCCGCTGATCGCCCTGGTCTACCTGCCCGACCCGGCGACCGGCGCGATCGGCCCGAAGCTCACCGGCATCCACGGCGAGGAGGTGACCTTCCCGCTCGGCGGGCTCATCACCGCGGTCATCAGCTTCTTCGCGGTCGCCCTCGTCGTGTACCTCGTGTTCGTCGTGCCGATGAACAAGTGGAAGGAGCGCCAGGCCGCCAAGGCCGGCGTCGTCGAAGAGGAGGCCAAGCTGCCGACCGAGGCGGAACTGCTCATCCAGATCCGCGACCTGCTCGACCGGGACAACGCCGCCACCTCGGCGACGAGCACGGCACCGGCACCGGCGGAAGCGCCGCTGCGTCGCTCGCAGAACACTCCCCCGGCGGCCCCGTCCGCCTGA
- a CDS encoding AAA family ATPase — protein MDPSQLSVADEDARVAHVADPERERIRVQAARLGGRSTLLHYIASDDVGIDITKAHPGSLPQFITGRSTLLSNLFRDEVALRTARLAAGRITAKDVELRTTRGLDTVHLGVGFASWRAGGLAYNAPVLLRPLAIRRHHGDFDLKLHGSFSVNPELVEIARAHFGIDLDRRGLAALAYDGGVFKPQPVIDHLRALTAHVDTFTVQPRLIVSTFADVAARAERDAADLDIPVLNALAGHDDDRAVVAARHPVPDAVPADDRPPASDRLLLDADAEQEGVLDRIVAGQSLVVHTLPGTGGTQTIINAVGELVRRGKRVLVVSARRSTLEGVRHRLVGIGLPGLAVSPRGVHRDLIRSIARNEKAEHPKMGEIDDALVRLRGVLRDYRVALTQRNPMLGVSPLEVLQRLTTIAAEEPQPSAATRFDAVTLQRLSTRRSEAATSLATAARLGEFRFGPDDSPWYGVAFETTEQARSAHALAGRLHRSEIPEILERGYELIGQTRMRPFTTLAELGAYIRLLQGIRASLDRFSLTVFERPLGDLIEAHSTRRDTPDMNGATRRRLRRLSKEYVRPGMHVTDMHDALVRVQKQREQWQRLAEVGVVPEIPAGLDAVATSWQRVDADLTELTRVLGPGHDLLATPIPDLVRTLAGLAADSDVFDNLVERATLRGELAALGLDALLTELSVRHVPEDRVASEFEFAWWQSALEAMLRGDRALLGANTSVVDRLERDFRLVDEAHAASAGQQLAAELATRWKIAIVDEADETAALKAALREGTASAAEILAVAPRLMRTLAPVWIASPYEVPALPARPIFDVVVLADAGALSVAESASALRRGRQVVAFGDPVTQRPTPFEIAADRDASDEALVDPEERSVFERLAEIVPVETLTRSYRAGGEDLAELVNEAFYGGEIVSFPWAGSYLGRGSLSVDYVEGGVGAPDPDSGAVESPDAEVARVVTLVVEHAVNRPKESLMVVTASTKHALRIRAAVEAAFSGRSDVAEFVGRETAEPFAVLGLEESVAESRDRVVFSLGYGLTRHGRVLSDFGVLSGPDGERLLTVGMTRARRSMVIVSSIRPSAFDDGRLENGAATLMSILGNIAARSREARLEDLADPLTLALAQNLRRLGVAVDVAYRGILPLVAQRDGKAVVVEGDPETIGQSLRESLRLRPQILRRLGWHYIRVHSFDLYSDPAGVAARVAAILGVEPEAPTADASTEPLDVIE, from the coding sequence GTGGACCCCTCGCAACTCAGTGTCGCCGACGAGGACGCCCGTGTCGCGCACGTCGCCGACCCCGAGCGGGAGCGCATCCGGGTGCAGGCCGCACGGCTCGGCGGCCGGTCGACGCTCCTGCACTACATCGCCTCCGACGACGTCGGGATCGACATCACCAAGGCCCACCCCGGCAGCCTGCCGCAGTTCATCACGGGGCGCTCCACGCTGCTGTCCAACCTGTTCCGCGACGAGGTCGCGCTGCGTACCGCCCGGCTGGCCGCCGGACGCATCACCGCCAAGGACGTCGAGCTGCGGACGACCCGGGGCCTCGACACCGTGCACCTGGGCGTCGGCTTCGCCTCCTGGCGTGCAGGGGGCCTGGCCTACAACGCGCCCGTCCTGCTGCGCCCGCTTGCGATCCGACGCCATCACGGCGACTTCGATCTCAAGCTGCACGGCTCGTTCTCGGTCAACCCCGAGCTCGTCGAGATCGCTCGCGCCCACTTCGGCATCGACCTCGACCGGCGCGGCCTCGCCGCGCTCGCCTACGACGGCGGGGTGTTCAAGCCCCAACCGGTGATCGACCACCTGCGCGCTCTCACGGCGCACGTCGACACGTTCACCGTGCAGCCCCGGCTCATCGTCTCGACCTTCGCCGACGTCGCCGCCCGTGCCGAGCGCGACGCCGCCGATCTCGACATCCCGGTGCTCAACGCCCTCGCCGGCCACGACGACGACCGCGCCGTCGTGGCCGCCCGCCACCCGGTGCCCGACGCGGTACCGGCCGACGATCGCCCGCCGGCATCCGACCGGCTCCTGCTCGACGCCGATGCGGAGCAGGAGGGCGTGCTCGACCGCATCGTGGCCGGCCAGTCGCTCGTCGTGCACACCCTGCCCGGTACCGGAGGCACCCAGACGATCATCAATGCCGTGGGCGAGCTCGTCCGGCGGGGCAAGCGCGTCCTCGTGGTCAGTGCGCGCCGCTCGACCCTCGAGGGGGTGCGCCACCGGCTCGTCGGCATCGGCCTCCCCGGTCTCGCCGTCTCGCCGCGCGGCGTCCACCGCGACCTCATCCGATCGATCGCGCGCAACGAGAAGGCCGAGCACCCGAAGATGGGCGAGATCGACGACGCCCTCGTCCGGCTCCGCGGTGTGCTGCGGGACTACCGGGTCGCGCTCACGCAGCGCAACCCGATGCTCGGCGTCTCACCTCTCGAGGTGCTCCAGAGGCTCACGACCATCGCGGCCGAGGAGCCTCAGCCCTCGGCGGCCACCCGCTTCGACGCGGTGACACTGCAGCGTCTGTCGACTCGTCGTTCCGAGGCCGCCACGTCGTTGGCGACCGCCGCCCGCCTCGGCGAGTTCCGCTTCGGGCCCGACGATTCGCCCTGGTACGGCGTCGCGTTCGAGACGACCGAGCAGGCACGGTCGGCCCACGCCCTCGCGGGCCGGCTCCACCGCAGCGAGATTCCCGAGATCCTCGAGCGGGGCTACGAGCTCATCGGGCAGACGCGGATGCGTCCGTTCACGACGCTCGCCGAGCTCGGTGCGTACATCCGCCTCCTCCAGGGCATCCGCGCCTCGCTCGACCGCTTCAGCCTCACCGTCTTCGAGCGGCCCCTCGGCGATCTCATCGAGGCCCACTCCACCCGTCGCGACACCCCCGACATGAACGGTGCGACCCGACGGCGGCTGCGCCGGCTGTCGAAGGAGTACGTGCGACCCGGCATGCACGTGACCGACATGCACGACGCGCTCGTGCGGGTCCAGAAGCAGCGCGAGCAGTGGCAGCGGCTCGCCGAGGTCGGCGTCGTCCCCGAGATCCCGGCGGGGCTCGACGCCGTCGCCACCTCGTGGCAGCGCGTGGACGCCGATCTGACCGAACTCACGCGGGTGCTCGGCCCCGGACACGACCTCCTCGCGACCCCGATCCCCGACCTCGTCCGCACTCTCGCCGGGCTGGCCGCCGACTCCGACGTGTTCGACAACCTCGTCGAGCGCGCCACGCTCCGCGGCGAACTCGCGGCGCTCGGGCTCGACGCCCTCCTGACCGAGCTGTCGGTACGCCATGTGCCCGAAGACCGGGTCGCCTCGGAGTTCGAGTTCGCGTGGTGGCAGTCGGCTCTCGAGGCGATGCTGCGCGGCGATCGCGCACTGCTCGGCGCGAACACCAGCGTCGTCGACCGGCTCGAGCGCGATTTCCGGCTCGTGGACGAGGCCCATGCCGCGTCGGCCGGTCAGCAGCTCGCCGCCGAGCTCGCGACGCGCTGGAAGATCGCGATCGTCGACGAGGCCGACGAGACCGCGGCGCTCAAGGCCGCGTTGCGCGAGGGCACGGCCTCGGCTGCCGAGATCCTCGCGGTCGCCCCGAGGCTGATGCGAACGCTCGCCCCGGTGTGGATCGCCTCGCCCTACGAGGTTCCGGCGCTGCCCGCCCGACCGATCTTCGATGTCGTGGTCCTGGCGGATGCCGGGGCTCTGAGCGTCGCGGAATCCGCCTCGGCGCTGCGCCGCGGGCGGCAGGTCGTCGCCTTCGGCGACCCGGTCACGCAGCGCCCGACCCCCTTCGAGATCGCCGCCGACCGGGATGCCTCCGATGAGGCCCTCGTCGATCCCGAGGAGCGCAGCGTCTTCGAACGCCTCGCCGAGATCGTGCCCGTCGAGACGCTCACCCGCAGCTACCGGGCGGGCGGCGAAGACCTCGCCGAGCTCGTGAACGAGGCGTTCTACGGAGGCGAGATCGTCTCGTTCCCCTGGGCCGGGTCCTACCTCGGGCGCGGCAGCCTCAGCGTCGATTACGTCGAGGGCGGGGTGGGTGCGCCCGATCCCGACTCCGGGGCCGTGGAGAGCCCGGACGCCGAGGTCGCTCGTGTGGTCACGCTCGTCGTCGAGCACGCCGTGAACCGCCCCAAGGAGTCGCTCATGGTGGTGACGGCCTCGACGAAGCACGCGCTGCGCATCCGTGCCGCCGTCGAAGCGGCGTTCTCGGGCCGCTCGGACGTCGCGGAGTTCGTCGGCCGCGAGACCGCTGAACCCTTCGCCGTGCTCGGTCTCGAGGAATCGGTGGCCGAGAGTCGCGACCGGGTCGTCTTCTCGCTCGGCTACGGACTCACCCGGCACGGCCGCGTGCTCAGCGACTTCGGGGTGCTCTCCGGACCGGACGGCGAACGCCTGCTCACGGTCGGGATGACCCGTGCGCGCCGCTCGATGGTCATCGTGTCATCGATCCGGCCCTCCGCGTTCGACGACGGCCGACTCGAGAACGGCGCGGCAACGCTGATGTCGATCCTCGGCAACATCGCTGCGCGCTCGCGGGAAGCCCGTCTCGAGGACCTCGCCGATCCGCTCACCCTCGCCCTCGCCCAGAACCTCCGGCGGCTCGGCGTCGCGGTGGATGTCGCATATCGCGGCATCCTGCCCCTCGTCGCGCAGCGCGACGGCAAAGCCGTCGTCGTCGAGGGCGACCCCGAGACCATCGGGCAGTCGTTGCGCGAGTCGCTCCGTCTGCGGCCGCAGATCCTCCGTCGCCTCGGCTGGCACTACATCCGCGTGCACTCGTTCGACCTCTACAGCGACCCGGCCGGCGTCGCGGCTCGCGTCGCGGCGATCCTCGGCGTCGAGCCCGAGGCGCCGACGGCGGACGCGAGCACCGAGCCGCTCGATGTCATCGAATGA
- a CDS encoding methylated-DNA--[protein]-cysteine S-methyltransferase, with the protein MTDAAFSVHPTPLGDVLIVVTDAGVAALEVLDRPADIAVADVAAALRGVPSHDPAATAAVSSELDAFFAGELRTFSSPIDWRLAPEGFARAALRAVCAVPFGELATYGEIAVAAGSPRAHRAVGSACARTPISIVVPAHRVVRSDGSIGEYGGHPERKRFLIDLESAVSTGTVPLPRRV; encoded by the coding sequence ATGACCGACGCTGCCTTCTCGGTGCACCCCACGCCCCTCGGAGATGTCCTCATCGTCGTCACCGACGCGGGTGTGGCAGCCCTCGAGGTGCTCGATCGACCCGCCGACATCGCCGTGGCCGATGTCGCGGCCGCGCTGCGCGGCGTGCCCTCCCACGACCCGGCGGCGACCGCGGCCGTGTCATCCGAGCTCGACGCGTTCTTCGCCGGCGAGCTGCGCACCTTCTCCTCGCCCATCGACTGGAGGCTGGCCCCGGAGGGGTTCGCCCGCGCGGCGCTGCGCGCCGTCTGCGCCGTGCCGTTCGGCGAACTCGCGACCTACGGCGAGATCGCCGTGGCGGCGGGGTCGCCGCGCGCGCACCGCGCCGTGGGGTCCGCGTGCGCCCGCACTCCGATCTCGATCGTCGTGCCCGCCCACCGCGTCGTGCGCAGCGACGGCTCCATCGGCGAGTACGGCGGACACCCCGAACGCAAACGCTTCCTGATCGATCTCGAGTCGGCCGTGTCGACGGGCACGGTGCCGTTGCCGCGACGCGTGTAG
- a CDS encoding solute symporter family protein has translation MNAVWDALGSARDAVVAAGETVDNNPVLNISIFGAFVAVTLFIVIRASRNNKTAADYYAAGRSFTGPQNGFAIAGDYLSAASFLGICGAIAINGYDGFLYSIGFLVAWLVALLLVAELMRNTGKFTMADVLSFRLKQTPVRMAAAITTLAVCFFYLLAQMAGAGGLVSLLLGITEQIGQSIVVAVVGVLMIVYVLIGGMKGTTWVQIVKAFLLIGGALVMTIWVLAINGFNLNTLLESAVAASPKGEAILGPGLQYGANPWDFISLAIALVLGTAGLPHVLMRFYTVPTAKEARRSVVWAIWLIGLFYLLTLVLGYGAGALVGPERIAAAPGGVNSAAPLLALELGGPLLLGFISAVAFATILAVVAGLTITAAASFAHDIYANVVKKGDVPPDGEVKVARRTVIVIGILAIVGGVGVQGQNVAFLVALAFAVAASANLPTIIFSLFWRRFSTRGAVWSMYGGLAAAIILIVLSPVFWGTETSVFKNVGTAIWPLNNPGIVSIPLGFFLGWLGSVTSSRKEDPVKAAEMEVRSLTGHGAEKAVDH, from the coding sequence ATGAACGCGGTCTGGGACGCTCTCGGGAGCGCGCGCGACGCGGTCGTCGCCGCCGGTGAGACCGTCGACAACAACCCGGTCCTGAACATCTCGATCTTCGGCGCGTTCGTCGCGGTGACCTTGTTCATCGTCATCCGGGCCAGCCGCAACAACAAGACCGCGGCCGACTACTACGCCGCGGGACGTTCGTTCACCGGCCCGCAGAACGGCTTCGCCATCGCCGGCGACTACCTGTCGGCGGCATCCTTCCTCGGCATCTGCGGGGCGATCGCCATCAACGGCTACGACGGGTTCCTCTACTCCATCGGATTCCTCGTCGCCTGGCTCGTCGCCCTGCTGCTCGTGGCCGAGCTCATGCGCAACACGGGCAAGTTCACGATGGCCGACGTGCTGTCGTTCCGGTTGAAGCAGACTCCGGTGCGGATGGCGGCCGCCATCACGACCCTCGCGGTGTGCTTCTTCTACCTGCTGGCCCAGATGGCCGGTGCGGGCGGTCTCGTGTCGCTGCTGCTGGGGATCACCGAGCAGATCGGTCAGTCCATCGTCGTCGCCGTCGTCGGCGTCCTGATGATCGTGTACGTGCTCATCGGCGGGATGAAGGGCACCACGTGGGTGCAGATCGTCAAGGCCTTCCTCCTCATCGGCGGCGCGCTGGTGATGACGATCTGGGTGCTGGCCATCAACGGCTTCAACCTCAACACGCTCCTCGAGAGCGCGGTCGCCGCTTCGCCGAAGGGCGAGGCGATCCTGGGGCCGGGCCTGCAGTACGGCGCGAACCCGTGGGACTTCATCTCATTGGCCATCGCGCTCGTGCTCGGAACGGCCGGCCTGCCGCACGTGCTGATGCGCTTCTACACCGTGCCCACCGCCAAGGAGGCGCGACGGTCGGTCGTGTGGGCCATCTGGCTGATCGGCCTGTTCTACCTGCTGACCCTCGTGCTCGGGTACGGGGCGGGGGCGCTCGTCGGTCCCGAGCGCATCGCGGCGGCCCCCGGTGGGGTCAACTCCGCAGCGCCGCTGCTGGCGCTCGAGCTCGGTGGGCCGCTGTTGCTCGGCTTCATCTCGGCGGTCGCGTTCGCGACGATCCTCGCGGTGGTGGCCGGTCTCACCATCACGGCGGCCGCATCCTTCGCCCACGATATCTACGCGAACGTCGTGAAGAAGGGAGACGTCCCGCCGGACGGCGAGGTCAAGGTGGCCCGGCGCACGGTGATCGTCATCGGCATCCTGGCGATCGTGGGCGGTGTGGGCGTGCAGGGGCAGAACGTGGCCTTCCTCGTGGCGCTCGCCTTCGCGGTGGCCGCCTCGGCCAATCTGCCGACGATCATCTTCTCGCTGTTCTGGCGGCGCTTCAGCACGCGGGGCGCGGTGTGGAGCATGTACGGGGGCCTGGCGGCCGCCATCATCCTCATCGTGCTGTCGCCGGTGTTCTGGGGAACCGAGACCAGCGTGTTCAAGAACGTCGGCACGGCGATCTGGCCGCTGAACAACCCCGGCATCGTTTCGATCCCGCTCGGGTTCTTCCTCGGCTGGCTCGGTTCGGTCACGTCGTCGCGCAAGGAGGACCCGGTCAAGGCCGCCGAGATGGAGGTGCGTTCGCTCACCGGGCACGGTGCCGAGAAGGCTGTCGACCACTGA
- a CDS encoding DUF485 domain-containing protein yields the protein MTASHTHSPPPGRVDYVAVEQSAPFRELKRKHRGFVWPLTVVFLVWYFVYVLLSSFATDFMAQRLWGDVTVGLVFGLGQFVTTFAITMGYVAFANRRLDPLSAEIRADLEQREAGA from the coding sequence ATGACCGCATCGCACACGCATTCGCCACCCCCGGGGCGAGTGGACTACGTCGCCGTCGAACAGTCGGCACCGTTCCGGGAGCTCAAGCGCAAGCACCGCGGCTTCGTCTGGCCGCTGACCGTGGTCTTCCTCGTCTGGTACTTCGTCTACGTCCTGCTGTCGTCGTTCGCGACCGACTTCATGGCGCAGCGGCTCTGGGGCGACGTCACGGTCGGGCTCGTCTTCGGGCTCGGGCAGTTCGTCACCACGTTCGCCATCACCATGGGCTACGTCGCCTTCGCGAACCGTCGGCTCGACCCGCTCTCGGCCGAGATCCGCGCCGACCTCGAACAGCGTGAGGCCGGGGCATGA